A genome region from Setaria italica strain Yugu1 chromosome III, Setaria_italica_v2.0, whole genome shotgun sequence includes the following:
- the LOC101767951 gene encoding B-box zinc finger protein 22: MKVLCSACEAAEASVLCCADDAALCARCDREVHAANRLAGKHQRLPLLAPGGQNAAAAAAAVSPPKCDICQESDAYFFCLEDRALLCRSCDVAVHTANTFVSAHRRFLLTGVQVGQELDDPAPEPPETSPPPPTKSDPAPPLFGESDFSWAAGVTGTLADWSVVNEQFGGSPAPRHAEAASRATPKRSPRAPAFGAGQARIAGGVMDWPLGEFFRGVSDFNGGFSFGESGTSKADSGKLGGSAGGSPYYRSSSEDRDANELFGQVPEIQWSVPELPSPLTASGLHWQHGGGPDSTAFVPDICSPDSAVRCFPTAAAAAAAKRQRNR; this comes from the exons ATGAAGGTGCTGTGCAGCGCctgcgaggcggcggaggcgagcgtcCTCTGCtgcgccgacgacgccgcccTCTGCGCGCGCTGCGACCGCGAGGTCCACGCCGCCAACCGGTTGGCCGGCAAGCACCAGCGCTTGCCCCTCCTCGCCCCCGGCGGCCaaaacgccgccgccgccgccgcggccgtgtcGCCGCCCAAGTGCGACATATGCCAG GAAAGCGACGCCTACTTCTTCTGCCTCGAGGACCGCGCGCTGCTCTGCCGAAGCTGCGACGTCGCCGTGCACACCGCAAACACCTTTGTCTCGGCGCaccgccgcttcctcctcaCCGGCGTCCAGGTCGGCCAGGAGCTGGACGACCCCGCCCCGGAGCCGCCGGAGACGTCGCCTCCCCCGCCGACGAAGAGCGACCCGGCCCCGCCGCTCTTCGGCGAGAGCGACTTCAGCTGGGCGGCCGGCGTCACCGGGACCCTCGCGGACTGGTCGGTCGTGAACGAACAGTTCGGCGGCTCCCCTGCTCCGCGCCACGCCGAGGCGGCGAGCCGGGCCACGCCGAAGCGGAGCCCGCGGGCGCCGGCGTTCGGTGCCGGTCAGGCCCGCATCGCCGGCGGGGTCATGGACTGGCCCCTGGGCGAGTTCTTCCGCGGCGTCAGCGACTTCAACGGCGGCTTCAGCTTCGGCGAGAGCGGCACCTCCAAG GCCGACAGCGGGAAGCtcggcggcagcgcgggggGCTCGCCGTACTACCGCTCGTCGTCGGAGGACCGGGACGCCAACGAGCTGTTCGGCCAGGTGCCGGAGATCCAGTGGTCGGTGCCGGAGCTCCCCTCCCCGCTGACGGCCTCCGGGCTCCACtggcagcacggcggcggccccgACAGCACCGCCTTCGTGCCGGACATCTGCTCCCCGGACAGCGCCGTCCGCTGCttcccgaccgccgccgccgcagcagcagcaaagcgCCAGAGGAATCGGTAG